The following DNA comes from Tautonia marina.
GACCCGAGGCCCGGATTCGACGGCCCGACCGTCACCCTGCTCGACGGCAACTTCGGCCTGACCCCGTCCTCGGCCGCCATCGACGCGGCCCTCGGACAGGTCGCCCCCACCCTCGACTTCCTCGGTCGAGCCCGGGTCGATGTGCCCAATCGCGGCTTCGTCAACCTCGGGCCGGCGGATGTGGGAGCCTATGAGTTCCAGCCGTCCAGCCAGGTGATCATCCCCGGCTTCCCGGGCATTCCGGGATCGCCGATCTCCCCGACCCCGACCCCGACCCCGCCCGGCACGATCCTCTTCGGAACTCCGGGAGCCGCCTCGCCGAGCGAACCGGGATCGCCGGTCAACGTCGGACCTAACAACCCCGCCGTCACGTTCCAGCCCGGAACCGGCGTCGGTCGGGCCGCTCAGACTTCCGGCACCTCGCAAGCGACCGCCGGGCAGGCCCGCCGCGATCGAGACGCCCTGCGAGGTCTCCTCACCGGCAAGCAGACCAAGGTCGCGGAAACCGCTCCGCAAGGCAAGCGAGCCTGGCACGACCTGATCTCGTTGACCCGCTTCCGCCGCGGCAACTGATCTCGCTTCGCCACCCCGTCAACACTCAGGCGAGCGGTCCCTCGGGACCGCTCGCCTTTTTGTTGTTCCGGAGCTGGAGCAACGACACCCGCGATCGCCGATTGCCGGCGTTCCCTCGCGCGTCATTCTCACACGCTCTTCCCAACCGAAAACCCCGCTCCCGCGCCCGATGGGTCCACCCACTCATCCGAGTCTGGGGAGACAGCCAGGAGAAGGGGCTTCTCTCACACAGTCAAACACCGCTCAACATGACGCAAGGGCCACCCGAGAGCGATGGCCCGTTTCGTCCCGTCCCGTCGTCAGGACTTGCCGGTGCAACCTTCACCTTCCAGCGCCGGCTTTTTCTCCGTGATCACGGGACACTTCAGTGATTCTTCCGCGTTCAACGGGGTAAATTCCTTCCACTCGTCAGGCACGTTGTCCTCGTGGAAGATCGCCTCGACCGGGCATTCCGGCACGCAGGCCTCACAGTCGATGCACTCCTCCGGGTGGATGAACAGCATCTGCGCCCCTTCATAGAAGCAATCGACCGGGCATACCACGACGCAGTCGGTGTACTTGCAGTCGAAGCATGGCTCGCAGACGATATGCGCCACGTTGCGCTCCTTTAAGTTCTTGAGGAATTGAGCGAAGCAAATCAACCGATCGTTCGGCCGGATCGGTCTGGGAGTCAACACCAATTGTAAAGAGTTTGCAAGTCCACTGCACGACGGCCGGGGCGGTTGTCGTCGATTCCCCGCGTCGCTTCCCTCTCGCAAGAATCCCCGCATCCCGCTCGTACAGTCGTCCAACTCGCTCGATCGAATTGACGACTCGCCGTTCTCCGGAAACACAATCGTGCGATCCGGTTCGCGTGCGTCATCCGCTTGACGCGCCCCGCCGATCGGCCCTATGTTGAAGAATTGACGGAGATTCGGTCGCGTTCCCGCCGGATCGGTCCTCCTCGTGCCCCGGTCCTCCCGCCTTCGCCTCCGAGGAGCATGCCCCGTGCGACTCCCTTCCTCCTTCCGATTCGGATCGACCGTCCTGGCACTGGGATGCTTCGTCTGGTCGCTTCCGAACCTTCAGGCAGCCCCCTCCTCCCCCCAATCCCTTTCGATTGAGCCCGCCTCCATCCACTTGAGCGACCCGAGCGACCGCCAGCAGGTCGTCGTGACGGCGCACTTCGCCGATGGTTCAATCCGCGACGTCACGTCAGAAGCCACCTTCTCCGTCGATTCCGACGGTCTCGCCCACGTCTCACCGTCTGGCGTCCTCACGCCTCGCACCGGCGGCGGCTCGACCTCCTTGATCGTTCGCTTCGGAGCCGCCACCGCCGAAGCGAGTATCACGGTTGCCTCCACCGAATCCCCTCGGCCCATCAGCTACCGGCAAGACGTGGCCGCGGTCTTTTCGAAAGCCGGATGCAACATGGGAGCCTGCCACGGCAATCTCAACGGCAAAGGGGGCTTCAAGCTCTCGCTCCGCGGCGATGACCCCGGCCTGGATCTGCTCACGATCACCCGGGGCGTCTTCGCCCGTCGGATCGACACCGTGGCCCCTGAGTCCAGCCTGATCCTCCTGAAGGGCCTCGGCCAGCTCCCGCACGAAGGAGGCCGTCGCTTCGGTCCGGAAGATCTCGAGGCGCACATCCTCCGCTCCTGGATCGCCGGAGGCGCCCGGGACGACCTTGGCTCCGTCCCCGAAGTCGCCTCCCTCTCCATCTTCCCGAGCGATCGGATCAACGCCGCTCCCAGCCTGACTCAGCAGCTCGTCGTCACGGCCACGTTCACCGACGGCTCCACCCGAGACGTCACGCGTCTGGCCGCCTTCGACCTGGACGATCCGACTGCCGTCGCCGTCTCTCCCTCCGGCCTCGTCCGCCGCAATGGTTCGGGAGAATCAGTCGTTTCGGCCCGATTCCTCGGCAATCACGCTGTCTCCCGCCTGGCCTTCCTCCCCGATCGTGCCTCCTTCGCCTGGGACGGACCCGCGCCGAAAACCCCCTTCGACGAGGCCGTGTTCGCCAAGCTCGAAGCCCTCAAGATCCACGCCTCCCCCCCGACCCCCGATCACGTCTTCCTCCGTCGTGCCTTTCTCGACGCCATCGGCGTCTTGCCCACTCCCGACGAGGCCCGCGCCTTCCTCGATTCCGACGATCCCGACAAACGGGCTCACCTCGTCGATGCCCTCCTCGATCGCCCCGAGTTCGCCGACTTCTGGGCCTTGAAGTGGGCCGACCTGCTCCGCAACGAGGAAAAGACGATGGGTCCGAAAGGCGTCTGGGCTTTCCAGCGCTGGCTCCGCGACCAGATCGCCGCTGATGTCCCCCTGACCAACTTCGCCGAGGCCCTGCTCACCGGCTCCGGTTCCTCCTGGGGCAACCCCCCGGCCAGCTTCTACCGCACGAACCGCGACCCCGAAACCTGCGCCGAGAGCTTCGGCCAGATCTTCCTCGGCGTCCGCCTGCAATGCGCCCGATGCCACAACCACCCGTTCGACGTCTGGACGCAGGACGACTACTACGGCATCGCTGCCGCCTTCGCCAACATCGAGCGCAAGGAAGTCAACAACACGCGGCGCGACCGGCTCAACTCGCACGAGATCAACGGCGACGTCCTGGTCCACCTCAAAGGCACTCCTCGAATGACGCATCCGGTCACCCGCGAGCGGGTCGCGCCGACGGCTCCCGGTGGCGTCTTGCTGGAGTTTGCCGACGACAACGACGCCCGGGCCGCCCTCGCCGACTGGCTCACCCGGCACGACGAACAGTTCGCCCGGAACATGGCCAACCGCGTCTGGTTCCACCTGTTCGGCCGGGGGGTCGTCGATCCGGTCGATGACTTCCGATCTTCCAATCCCCCGAGCAACCCCGCCCTCCTCGACGCCCTGACCGATGCCTTTATCACCGGTGGTTACCGGGTCAAACCCCTCGTCCGCCAGATCATGACCTCCGCCGTCTACGGGCTCGACTCCACCCCCCGACCGACCAACCTCGACGACGAAGCCAACTTCGCCCGGGCCCGAATCAAACTCCTCCCCGCCGAGGTCCTGCTCGACGCCATCGCCTCGGCCCTCGACCGCCCGGCCGACCTCGACGGCGTTCCCCCCGGCACCCGCGCCGTCTCCCTTGCCGGCGCCAACACCGGGCCCGAATTCCTCGACGCCTTCGGCAAACCCGACCGCCTGCTCACCTGCGAATGCGAGCGATCCGAGGAAACCACCCTCTCCCAGGCTTTCCAGCTCATCAACGGCTCGTCCGTTCGCGCCATCCTGGAAGATCCCAACAACCGCCTCGGTCAACTCCTCGATTCCCAACTCAGCAACGAGGCCAAGCTCGACGAGCTTTACGTCGCCTCCCTCTGCCGTCCGCCGACCGACGAGGAGGTTTCCGGAGCCCTCGACTACCTCTCCTCCGCCACCAACCCCCGAGCCGCCTGGGAAGACATCGCCTGGGCCCTGGTGAATAGCAAGGAGTTCCTCCTCCGACGCTAGGAACTCAACCGAGAAGACTCTTGGCCTGCGCTCAACGACAGTCGCTCAACCGGGAGAACGCCCCGATGAACCGCGGATGCCCCGATTTCCAGGCCACTGCTCTCCTCTCGCGCCGAAGCCTCCTGCGCGTCGGGAGCCTCGGCCTCGCCGGCCTCTCCCTCCCAAACGTTCTGCGGGCGGCCTCCGACCCGAGCAAGTCGTATCGCCCGGCGACCGCGAAGAATGTCATCTTCCTCCACCAGTTCGGCGGGCCGAGCCATATCGACACGTTCGACATGAAGCCCGACGCACCCGAGGGGATTCGCGGCGAGTTCTCGCCCATCGCCTCGACCGTGCCGGGGGTCAACGTCACCGAGCATCTCCCCCGCTTCGCCCAGGTGATGGACAAGGTCGCGCAGATTCGATCGGTCCACCACCGAATGAAGAACCACAACTCGGCCAGCTACTACAGCCTGACCGGCCACGCCCCCCCGCTCGACGATATCCGCCTCCGCGACACGCTCGAACTGTTCCCCTCCTACGGCTCCGTCGTCGCCAAGCTTCGCCCGAGCGACGACCCAGCCGTCCCCTCGTACGTCTCCTATCCGCACGTGATGCGCGACGGCAGCGTGACCCCCGGCCAGCACGCCAGCTTCCTCGGCAAGCCGTACGATCCGTTCTTCATCGGCCAGGACCCCAACGAGCCCAGCTTCCGCCTTCCTGAGCTGGACTTGCCCGAGTCCACCCCCCTGTCCCGTCTTGACGACCGCCGCGGCCTGCTCGAACTGATCGACCGCCAGGCCCAGCTCCTCGAATACGACGCCACCGCCCGAGGGATCGACGACTTCTACGGCCGAGCCCTCTCGATGCTCGCCTCCCCCCGGGTCAAGGGGGCGTTTGATCTCAGCCAGGAACCCGACGACCTCCGCGACCGCTACGGCCGGACCACCTACGGCCAGTCCTGCCTGCTCGCCCGCCGCCTCGTCGAGACTGGTGTCCGGTTCGTGACCGTCTATTTCTCCCGATCCATCGGTGGCAACGGCTCAAACGGCTGGGACACGCATCAAGACAACTTCAACGACCTGAAGAACCGGCTCCTGCCGATCACCGATCAAACCGTTCCCACCTTGATCCAGGATCTCGATGCCCGCGGCCTGCTCGACGAGACCCTCATCGTCTGGATGGGCGAATTCGGCCGCGGCCCGAAGATCGGCGACCGCGACGGCAAAGGGCGCAACCACTGGCCCAGTTGCTACACCGTGCTGTTTGCCGGTGGCGGCACCACCGGAGGCGCCGTCTACGGCTCCAGCGACCGCATCGGCGGCTATCCTGCCATCGACCCCGTCCCTCTGGAGAGCATCGCCGCCACCATGTATCATGCCCTCGGCATCGACCCCGAAACCGAGGTCTCCGACCGCCTCAACCGCCCTCTTGCCATCGCCTCGCAGCGTCCGATCACCGAGATCTTCTCATAAAGTGAATTGGGGAAGCCGGAGGGGAGTATATGCCACGGATGAAACACAGATAAGAAAACACCACCAAATAGAACAGAACCACAGCGAAAAGTTCCGGTAGAACAAACCGACCAATCCAAGCACTCCCCTCGAATCGTCTCTTCGCTCGATCTCTCTCGTTGCGTTGGTGCACTCTTCCCTCATCTGTGTTCCATCAGTGT
Coding sequences within:
- a CDS encoding ferredoxin family protein — its product is MAHIVCEPCFDCKYTDCVVVCPVDCFYEGAQMLFIHPEECIDCEACVPECPVEAIFHEDNVPDEWKEFTPLNAEESLKCPVITEKKPALEGEGCTGKS
- a CDS encoding DUF1549 and DUF1553 domain-containing protein — translated: MRLPSSFRFGSTVLALGCFVWSLPNLQAAPSSPQSLSIEPASIHLSDPSDRQQVVVTAHFADGSIRDVTSEATFSVDSDGLAHVSPSGVLTPRTGGGSTSLIVRFGAATAEASITVASTESPRPISYRQDVAAVFSKAGCNMGACHGNLNGKGGFKLSLRGDDPGLDLLTITRGVFARRIDTVAPESSLILLKGLGQLPHEGGRRFGPEDLEAHILRSWIAGGARDDLGSVPEVASLSIFPSDRINAAPSLTQQLVVTATFTDGSTRDVTRLAAFDLDDPTAVAVSPSGLVRRNGSGESVVSARFLGNHAVSRLAFLPDRASFAWDGPAPKTPFDEAVFAKLEALKIHASPPTPDHVFLRRAFLDAIGVLPTPDEARAFLDSDDPDKRAHLVDALLDRPEFADFWALKWADLLRNEEKTMGPKGVWAFQRWLRDQIAADVPLTNFAEALLTGSGSSWGNPPASFYRTNRDPETCAESFGQIFLGVRLQCARCHNHPFDVWTQDDYYGIAAAFANIERKEVNNTRRDRLNSHEINGDVLVHLKGTPRMTHPVTRERVAPTAPGGVLLEFADDNDARAALADWLTRHDEQFARNMANRVWFHLFGRGVVDPVDDFRSSNPPSNPALLDALTDAFITGGYRVKPLVRQIMTSAVYGLDSTPRPTNLDDEANFARARIKLLPAEVLLDAIASALDRPADLDGVPPGTRAVSLAGANTGPEFLDAFGKPDRLLTCECERSEETTLSQAFQLINGSSVRAILEDPNNRLGQLLDSQLSNEAKLDELYVASLCRPPTDEEVSGALDYLSSATNPRAAWEDIAWALVNSKEFLLRR
- a CDS encoding DUF1501 domain-containing protein; protein product: MNRGCPDFQATALLSRRSLLRVGSLGLAGLSLPNVLRAASDPSKSYRPATAKNVIFLHQFGGPSHIDTFDMKPDAPEGIRGEFSPIASTVPGVNVTEHLPRFAQVMDKVAQIRSVHHRMKNHNSASYYSLTGHAPPLDDIRLRDTLELFPSYGSVVAKLRPSDDPAVPSYVSYPHVMRDGSVTPGQHASFLGKPYDPFFIGQDPNEPSFRLPELDLPESTPLSRLDDRRGLLELIDRQAQLLEYDATARGIDDFYGRALSMLASPRVKGAFDLSQEPDDLRDRYGRTTYGQSCLLARRLVETGVRFVTVYFSRSIGGNGSNGWDTHQDNFNDLKNRLLPITDQTVPTLIQDLDARGLLDETLIVWMGEFGRGPKIGDRDGKGRNHWPSCYTVLFAGGGTTGGAVYGSSDRIGGYPAIDPVPLESIAATMYHALGIDPETEVSDRLNRPLAIASQRPITEIFS